A part of Onthophagus taurus isolate NC chromosome 7, IU_Otau_3.0, whole genome shotgun sequence genomic DNA contains:
- the LOC111418864 gene encoding origin recognition complex subunit 1, which yields MSYKNSFFQWKSSPTKQYDFESLNLDPKTCISYTSFILNNESYKLGDYVYVKASNETVIGRLLCAYETREVKNCFYGVLRIYRFGDDLCIKSDKKFIENEVIEDDVKKDVMLLEIKGKCNVILATEDDFFDDIIPGTYILRYKLLNHKLISIFSSEAIKHTNVLNQFNKVLTPNCSVTSKYKEIPYVCDTMKRVRISEAFLTPKKLNVCRNLNESFDGASSQEGTPTLNYSLVEDNFDTNLKIKLRLSKNQPIVALDKLNDSEINKYITKTNEVETSVRRSTRSKQRVSYVEMINTPPRRGRKKSTDDVISITDEEINLTPSKRKVNYEEKDVSPKKISRLSRTTRSSIQDTQDIVYTTKSNYQNPLKITLSARKTRNSTKENPIIDEKHEEVTPSKRKTATPVKYNDYISSPLLKKSILKQSLTNSVATPKKSVYYDDESDSSIDSLDEAPKKKKQNIASLKTPNKTPNKNMATTPKSVQKTPGSRAKLIRDGMITPSVQSRATPIKIDKTPLNMAKTKLHVSYVPEVLVGREKEFNDVYNFVEGKLLDGCGGCMYISGVPGTGKTATVTEVIKKLHSQVQLRCVPGFEFVSINGMKLSEPRQSYVEILRQLTGKSVRWEQAQSILDTKFTKNGNKNKPIVLLVDELDILCTKRQDVVYNLLDWPTKSKAQLIVITIANTMDLPERLLMGRVTSRLGLTRLTFQAYTHKQLQEIVTRRLLGTNTFNPDAIQLVARKVASISGDARRALDICRRSAEFAELEGNNTLVSMIHVDKALNAMITQPKVQAIKCCSRIQQLILQAVVAEVERTGVEETTFCDIYTMLISIAALDGFQMVAQTVVLRSISRLGACRLLLTDQKSNDYDQKIILNVSSDDVYYALRKD from the exons ATGTCTTACAAAAACTCATTTTTCCAATGGAAAAGTTCCCCCACGAAACAATACGATTttgaatctttaaatttagatcCAAAAACCTGCATTTCGTACac ctcttttatattaaataacgAAAGTTATAAATTAGGTGATTACGTGTACGTAAAAGCTTCTAACGAAACCGTCATAGGAAGGTTGTTGTGTGCTTACGAGACTCGagaagttaaaaattgtttttatggAGTTTTAAGAATTTACCGATTTGGTGATGATTTGTGTATAAAAAGcgataaaaagtttattgaaaACGAGGTGATTGAGGatgatgttaaaaaagatgtgATGTTGCTTGAAATTAAAGGAAAATGCAATGTTATTCTTGCAACAGAGGatgatttttttgatgatATAATTCCGGGAACTTATATTCTTCGTTATAAGTTATTAAATCACAAacttatttcaatattttcatcgGAAGCTATTAAACACACAAATGTATtgaatcaatttaataaagtaCTCACTCCAAATTGTTCCGTTACttcaaaatataaagaaattccATATGTTTGTGATACAATGAAGCGTGTACGAATATCTGAAGCGTTTTTAACGCccaaaaagttaaatgtttgCAGGAATTTAAATGAGTCTTTTGATGGAGCGAGTTCGCAAGAAGGAACACCCacattaaattattctttGGTGGAGGATAATTTTGATactaaccttaaaattaaattacgtTTATCGAAAAATCAACCGATTGTTGCTCTAGATAAACTTAATGATagtgaaattaataaatatataactaAAACTAATGAAGTTGAAACTTCAGTTAGAAGATCTACAAGATCAAAACAAAGAGTTTCTTATGTTGAAATGATTAATACACCACCAAGAAGGGGTAGAAAAAAAAGCACTGACGATGTCATTTCAATAACAgacgaagaaattaatttaacacctTCTAAACGAAAAGTAAATTATGAAGAAAAAGATGTATcacctaaaaaaatatcaagattGTCAAGAACAACACGAAGTTCCATTCAAGACACCCAAGACATTGTTTATACAACAAAATCAAACTATCAAAATCCATTAAAAATCACATTAAGTGCAAGAAAAACTAGAAATTCAACCAAAGAAAATCCAATAATTGATGAAAAACATGAAGAAGTAACTCCGAGTAAACGAAAAACAGCAACACCtgttaaatataacgattacATTTCTTCgccacttttaaaaaaatcgattttaaaacaatcatTAACGAATAGCGTTGCAACTCCgaaaaaaagtgtttattaTGATGATGAATCTGATTCTTCGATAGATTCCTTAGATGAAGCaccaaagaaaaagaaacaaaatatcGCATCTTTAAAAACTCCTAATAAAACGCCCAATAAAAATATGGCAACAACTCCAAAGAGTGTACAAAAAACTCCTGGTAGTCGCGCGAAATTAATACGAGACGGAATGATTACACCTTCAGTTCAAAGTAGAGCGACGCcgattaaaattgataaaactCCTTTAAACATGGCTAAAACTAAATTGCATGTTTCTTATGTTCCTGAAGTTTTAGTTGGTAGAGAAAAGGAGTTTAATgatgtttataattttgttgaagGGAAATTATTAGATGGATGTGGAGG atgtaTGTATATTTCGGGAGTGCCTGGAACTGGAAAAACGGCGACTGTTACAGAAGTGATAAAAAAACTTCATTCACAGGTTCAATTACGTTGTGTACCTGGATTTGAATTTGTTAGCATTAATGGGATGAAATTAAGTGAACCTAGACAATCTTATGTTgag ATTTTAAGACAATTAACTGGAAAATCAGTTCGTTGGGAACAAGCCCAATCAATATtagacacaaaatttacaaaaaatggcAACAAAAACAAACCAATCGTTTTATTAGTCGATGAATTAGatattttatgtacaaaaCGTCAAGatgttgtttataatttattagattGGCCAACAAAATCTAAAGCTCAATTGATAGTGATTACAATAGCTAATACAATGGATTTACCAGAACGATTATTGATGGGAAGGGTTACTAGTCGATTAGGTTTAACTCGATTAACATTTCAAGCATACACTCACAAACAACTTCAAGAAATCGTTACAAGAAGATTACTCGGGACCAATACCTTTAATCCAGATGCAATACAATTAGTTGCGCGTAAAGTTGCTTCTATTTCCGGTGACGCAAGAAGAGCATTAGATATCTGTCGACGTTCAGCGGAATTTGCCGAATTAGAAGGAAATAATACTTTAGTTTCAATGATTCATGTGGACAAAGCCTTAAATGCGATGATAACACAACCGAAAGTACAAGCTATAAAATGTTGTTCAAGAAttcaacaattaattttacaagCGGTTGTTGCAGAA GTGGAACGAACGGGTGTTGAAGAAACAACATTTTGCGATATATATACAATGCTAATTTCGATTGCAGCTTTAGATGGTTTTCAAATGGTGGCACAAACTGTTGTTTTGAGATCAATTTCTCGGCTAGGTGCTTGTCGATTGTTGTTAACTGATCAAAAGTCAAACGATTatgatcaaaaaattattttaaatgttagtTCAGACGATGTTTATTATGCATTAagaaaagattaa